The proteins below come from a single Rhodohalobacter sp. SW132 genomic window:
- a CDS encoding MFS transporter → MSPEQNRKILLILAIAVIAFNLRPSISAVGPLISEIRSDTGLSNSLLGMLTTLPVLAFGILSVFTPLFTKRLGTEGTMMLALIILTAGILLRVIPGSLMLFGGTIILGAGIALGNVLLPGIVKKQFPTKTGLVTGIYSGMLGIGAALSSGVSVPLSENAGFGWRWALGFWALFSSIAVLTWFPQLKRNFQVIAKRPLGNALKQLSQSGLAWNVSLFMGFQSFTFYIIIAWLPEVLQDRGISAMEAGWMLSLCQGMGVLGTFFMPAWAERLENQHIPILVLIILEILSLLWLMIPGTAFTGVIVSLLGFSMGGSFGMALLFIVLRTRDSDSANELSGISQSVGYTLAATGPALFGAVFDIAQVWTVPLGMLLLFSFLKLWSGWKAGDQAFV, encoded by the coding sequence ATGTCACCTGAACAAAACCGTAAAATTTTACTGATACTCGCGATTGCCGTAATCGCATTCAACCTGCGCCCATCCATCTCTGCAGTCGGTCCGCTGATCTCTGAAATTCGCAGCGACACCGGACTCTCCAACTCGCTCCTGGGAATGCTCACCACGTTGCCCGTACTCGCTTTCGGTATTCTCTCGGTATTTACACCGCTGTTTACCAAACGGCTGGGTACAGAGGGAACCATGATGCTTGCGCTGATTATTCTAACGGCCGGAATTCTGCTTCGTGTGATTCCCGGTTCGCTCATGCTCTTTGGCGGAACCATCATCCTGGGGGCTGGAATTGCCCTGGGAAATGTACTGTTACCGGGAATTGTAAAAAAACAGTTTCCAACCAAAACAGGTTTGGTAACCGGAATCTACTCCGGGATGCTGGGAATCGGCGCCGCGCTCTCTTCCGGAGTGAGCGTGCCGCTAAGTGAAAACGCGGGGTTTGGCTGGCGATGGGCTCTTGGATTCTGGGCACTTTTTTCAAGCATTGCGGTGCTTACCTGGTTCCCTCAGCTAAAACGAAATTTCCAGGTGATTGCCAAACGTCCGCTCGGAAACGCCCTTAAACAACTCAGCCAGTCGGGACTCGCGTGGAATGTGTCTCTTTTTATGGGTTTTCAGTCGTTTACGTTTTATATCATCATTGCGTGGCTTCCGGAGGTATTGCAGGATCGCGGAATCAGCGCAATGGAGGCTGGGTGGATGCTTTCGCTTTGCCAGGGCATGGGAGTGTTGGGTACATTTTTTATGCCCGCCTGGGCCGAAAGACTCGAAAATCAGCACATTCCGATTCTCGTTCTGATCATTTTGGAAATTCTCAGTCTTCTCTGGCTGATGATTCCCGGCACGGCATTCACCGGCGTGATTGTATCGCTGCTCGGTTTCAGCATGGGGGGCAGTTTTGGAATGGCCCTCCTCTTTATCGTACTCAGAACCCGGGATTCCGATTCTGCCAACGAACTATCAGGAATTTCACAGTCGGTTGGTTACACACTGGCCGCAACAGGCCCGGCGCTTTTCGGTGCGGTATTTGATATCGCACAGGTATGGACCGTTCCCCTGGGGATGTTGCTGCTCTTCAGCTTTTTAAAACTCTGGTCAGGCTGGAAAGCCGGAGATCAGGCCTTTGTTTAG
- a CDS encoding HAD-IIIA family hydrolase, with the protein MKQKAFFLDRDGTLNVDYNYVHTKEEWAWCDGALEALRIIQDQGFKIVVVTNQSGIARARYTEEDVIQLHKWVDEQLSEEGLSVDAWHMAPHHPEYDPKPHTWPSEDRKPDTGMFDKAAENLGLRFNGSFMAGDKISDLQPAIKLGMKPIFIRSRHEPKQDKAWLKKHSIRPYDTLLDAVKELL; encoded by the coding sequence ATGAAACAGAAAGCATTTTTTCTTGACCGCGACGGAACACTCAATGTTGATTACAATTATGTACATACAAAAGAGGAGTGGGCCTGGTGTGATGGTGCCCTGGAAGCACTGCGGATTATTCAGGATCAGGGGTTTAAAATTGTGGTTGTAACAAACCAGTCTGGGATCGCCAGAGCGCGTTATACGGAAGAGGACGTTATACAGCTCCACAAATGGGTTGATGAACAACTCAGTGAAGAAGGGCTATCGGTTGATGCCTGGCATATGGCGCCGCATCATCCCGAATACGATCCAAAACCGCACACCTGGCCGTCTGAAGACCGAAAGCCCGATACTGGTATGTTTGATAAGGCCGCTGAAAATCTTGGGCTCCGCTTTAACGGTTCGTTTATGGCGGGTGATAAAATTTCAGATCTCCAACCCGCAATTAAACTGGGTATGAAGCCCATTTTTATCCGATCAAGGCATGAACCCAAACAGGACAAAGCATGGCTGAAAAAACACTCCATCCGGCCCTATGATACACTTCTGGATGCGGTGAAAGAATTGTTGTGA
- a CDS encoding prolyl oligopeptidase family serine peptidase: MKRILLPVIIAMIVVPFFDAPLAQADEPDRLTLENIFLEPVIPGIRPSLHSFAGDQQSVYISWNDSAYFDTGLYKLDLDGGTPEPAEDVNRVFHSQNNRLIAYTKDGDLYISNADGSAERNLFSSEDNVYSIQWSPNGRSIAFGKSGDIWVTQVSRPGLQQVTRKSSDEPNFSLNGWAGNQALIISQSDHSDSRTIYFPTYLGDFVSPGGTTRGIPAVTVQRADLETGERKTLVDGVHRSSTSASASGRFIAVDHADAALKERKLKIFDTHGDTTASVLFEDSTDGWLHGHSMEFAPSDEKLMFLSEQSGWNHMYIADLRTGSVEQHTDGDFEITWASWIGNNTIVYANNEADYGERHLFVYNTQNGTAEQLTEREAYRYQFSLSPDKSTLIYAKTYFNEPYDLFKIDLSNPSGEIQLTNSVPEQFQVIDWQEEEYIRFTGRDGETGLSMSVLYPEGYNPENTYPVVVFAHGAGSLQNVYKGWSNNYWREYMFHQYLTYHDYIVVEVDFRHSTGYGRKFREDVTNWMGKYETIDIVDGLDWLQEETGGALDLDNVGIYGGSYGGFMALYVLTDKPDRFHAGAALRKVSNWRNYYYANPWYTLPRLGDPDEVPEHYDRSSPLTHASELEHPVILLHGLIDDNVGSQDAFQYAEELIQSGHEQFEMMIYPSERHGFTSPNSWYDEYRRIFEFFEEHLKSESE, encoded by the coding sequence ATGAAACGTATTCTACTGCCGGTCATCATTGCGATGATAGTTGTACCCTTTTTTGACGCGCCACTTGCACAGGCGGACGAACCAGACCGCCTGACTCTTGAAAATATTTTCCTGGAACCGGTGATCCCCGGTATTCGCCCTTCGCTCCACTCTTTTGCAGGTGACCAGCAGTCAGTCTACATCTCCTGGAATGATTCCGCATATTTTGATACCGGGCTCTATAAACTTGATCTCGATGGCGGGACTCCCGAGCCAGCAGAGGATGTCAATCGCGTATTTCACTCCCAAAACAACCGACTGATTGCATATACAAAAGATGGTGATCTGTATATTTCGAATGCTGATGGATCCGCTGAGCGAAATCTGTTTTCGTCTGAAGATAACGTATACAGTATTCAGTGGTCGCCGAATGGACGGAGTATCGCATTTGGAAAAAGTGGGGATATTTGGGTTACCCAGGTTTCGCGTCCGGGACTTCAGCAGGTAACCCGCAAAAGCAGTGACGAACCAAACTTTTCACTCAACGGCTGGGCCGGCAACCAGGCGCTGATCATTTCGCAATCAGACCATTCCGATTCACGAACCATATATTTCCCCACTTATCTCGGAGATTTTGTATCACCGGGCGGAACAACCCGGGGAATTCCAGCCGTTACGGTTCAGCGTGCAGATCTTGAAACCGGAGAGCGAAAAACGTTAGTGGATGGCGTTCACCGGTCATCAACCAGTGCTTCTGCATCCGGACGATTTATTGCGGTGGATCATGCTGATGCAGCTCTGAAAGAGAGAAAGCTCAAAATTTTTGATACCCATGGTGATACCACAGCATCCGTTCTTTTTGAAGATTCTACGGACGGATGGCTTCACGGTCATTCTATGGAATTTGCCCCATCTGATGAAAAACTGATGTTTCTTTCTGAACAGAGCGGCTGGAATCACATGTACATCGCCGATCTCCGCACCGGAAGTGTTGAGCAGCACACTGACGGTGATTTTGAAATCACATGGGCCAGCTGGATCGGCAACAATACAATTGTATATGCAAACAACGAAGCAGATTATGGAGAACGACACCTGTTTGTATACAATACTCAAAACGGAACCGCAGAGCAGCTTACCGAACGGGAGGCATACCGATACCAGTTTTCGCTCAGCCCGGATAAATCAACCCTGATTTATGCGAAAACCTATTTCAACGAACCGTATGATCTGTTCAAAATAGATCTCTCAAATCCTTCCGGAGAGATTCAGCTCACAAATTCCGTTCCTGAACAATTTCAGGTGATTGACTGGCAAGAAGAGGAGTACATTCGGTTCACCGGAAGAGATGGCGAGACCGGCCTCTCGATGTCAGTTCTCTACCCGGAAGGCTACAATCCTGAAAATACGTATCCCGTGGTGGTTTTTGCTCACGGGGCGGGCTCACTTCAGAACGTATACAAAGGGTGGTCGAACAATTACTGGCGGGAATATATGTTTCATCAATATCTCACGTACCACGACTACATTGTCGTAGAGGTTGATTTTCGCCACAGTACAGGATACGGCCGGAAGTTTCGGGAAGATGTGACCAACTGGATGGGCAAGTATGAAACAATAGATATTGTGGACGGCCTCGACTGGCTGCAGGAAGAGACCGGCGGCGCACTGGACCTCGACAACGTGGGTATTTATGGCGGAAGTTACGGCGGATTTATGGCGCTTTATGTGCTGACCGACAAACCCGATCGTTTTCACGCCGGTGCTGCTTTGCGAAAAGTGTCGAACTGGAGAAATTACTACTATGCCAATCCGTGGTATACACTTCCGCGGCTTGGAGATCCGGATGAAGTGCCGGAACATTATGACCGAAGCTCACCGCTCACGCACGCTTCCGAACTAGAACACCCGGTGATTCTCCTTCACGGTTTGATAGATGATAATGTGGGTTCACAGGATGCATTCCAGTATGCGGAAGAGTTAATCCAGAGCGGGCATGAACAATTCGAGATGATGATCTACCCATCAGAACGTCACGGTTTTACCAGCCCGAATTCATGGTATGATGAATACCGAAGAATCTTTGAGTTTTTTGAAGAGCATTTGAAATCTGAGTCTGAATAA
- the yajC gene encoding preprotein translocase subunit YajC yields MTLLHAFFMMGSPDGGGDGALINLLFLGALFFVFYFFIIRPQSKRQKEIQKKVSEMKKGDKVVTGGGMIGIVNTIDEETVLLEIDSGVKARFQKGSITDVNPGKK; encoded by the coding sequence ATGACTTTACTACACGCGTTTTTTATGATGGGATCCCCTGACGGCGGCGGAGACGGCGCCCTGATCAATCTGCTCTTCCTGGGTGCACTCTTTTTTGTATTCTACTTTTTTATTATTCGTCCCCAGAGCAAACGTCAGAAAGAGATACAGAAAAAAGTTTCTGAAATGAAAAAAGGCGATAAAGTGGTTACTGGCGGCGGAATGATTGGCATCGTGAACACAATCGACGAAGAAACTGTATTGTTAGAGATCGACAGCGGCGTGAAAGCACGATTCCAAAAAGGGTCTATTACCGATGTAAACCCCGGTAAAAAGTAA
- the ribB gene encoding 3,4-dihydroxy-2-butanone-4-phosphate synthase, producing the protein MSDKTFDTIPEAIEDIRNGKIVIVVDDEDRENEGDFLMAADKVTPDAVNIMVKHARGLVCVPITKERAHELELDYMVTEGADPDEAAFTISVDHKELTTTGISAPDRANTIRELINPDASPTDFRRPGHIFPLIGVNGGVLRRAGHTEAAIDFARLAGCQPAGIICEIMHDDGEMARLPELIELKKKFGMKLVTIKDLIAYRMENESLVKQILTVDMPTIYGDFKLQVFQDKLTGEDHLAFTKGTWGEDDPVLVRVHSANPLADIFGSKRSDKTAVLQQSLSMVEKSNRGVVLYMDQMSSEYTIIDQITAIRMQEEGMSKDEIRKKLGLKMDARDYGVGAQILHQLGIRKLRLLTNNPVKRVGLKSFGLEMVEEVKIELDHVDTDHHEEKLDKPETREGFLKKMMLE; encoded by the coding sequence ATGTCAGACAAAACGTTCGATACCATCCCCGAGGCCATTGAGGATATCCGCAATGGAAAAATTGTGATCGTAGTGGACGATGAAGACCGTGAAAACGAGGGTGATTTTCTTATGGCGGCTGATAAAGTTACCCCCGATGCGGTGAATATCATGGTGAAGCATGCACGTGGCCTGGTCTGTGTGCCGATCACGAAAGAACGTGCTCATGAACTTGAGCTGGATTACATGGTCACGGAAGGTGCCGATCCCGATGAGGCAGCATTCACCATTTCGGTAGATCACAAAGAGCTGACCACCACCGGAATTTCCGCACCCGACCGCGCCAATACGATTCGCGAGCTGATCAATCCCGATGCTTCTCCAACTGACTTCCGCCGGCCGGGGCATATATTCCCGCTTATCGGTGTAAATGGCGGTGTACTCCGCCGGGCCGGACATACCGAAGCAGCCATCGATTTTGCACGTCTTGCCGGTTGCCAGCCCGCCGGAATTATTTGTGAAATAATGCATGATGATGGCGAGATGGCGCGTCTGCCCGAGCTGATCGAGCTGAAAAAGAAATTCGGGATGAAGCTGGTGACGATTAAAGATCTGATCGCCTACCGGATGGAAAACGAATCGCTGGTAAAACAGATTCTCACTGTGGATATGCCCACAATTTACGGTGATTTCAAGCTGCAGGTTTTCCAGGACAAACTCACCGGCGAAGATCACCTGGCATTTACCAAGGGAACGTGGGGCGAAGATGATCCCGTATTGGTCCGGGTTCATTCGGCCAATCCGCTCGCTGATATTTTTGGCAGTAAGCGAAGTGATAAAACGGCTGTGCTTCAGCAATCTCTCAGTATGGTGGAAAAATCGAACCGCGGTGTGGTGCTCTATATGGATCAAATGAGCAGTGAATACACAATTATCGACCAGATTACCGCTATCCGCATGCAGGAAGAAGGGATGAGTAAAGATGAGATTCGCAAGAAACTCGGGCTTAAGATGGATGCGAGGGATTACGGTGTGGGGGCGCAAATTCTGCATCAGCTTGGCATCCGGAAGCTTCGGCTGCTTACCAACAACCCGGTAAAACGCGTTGGGCTGAAGAGTTTTGGCCTTGAAATGGTTGAAGAGGTGAAAATAGAACTCGACCATGTAGATACCGATCACCACGAGGAAAAGCTCGACAAGCCCGAAACCAGGGAAGGCTTTCTCAAAAAAATGATGCTTGAGTAG
- a CDS encoding trimeric intracellular cation channel family protein, with translation MLQFDLFTTIDAIGTFAFAVSGATAAIRSRYDIFGILVLAFVTAIGGGTIRDLLIGNTPVNWLTDTITIWSILTGFIFALIFRKRIGKWDGWLFFFDAAGLGLFTVTGTQIGLASGMGVGISVTLGTITGCFGGVIRDVLAGIKPLIFRKEIYASAAVIGGLLFAGTLHFTGSLFWAQITGIISTVLIRVISVRFELELPKLKSSS, from the coding sequence TTGCTGCAGTTTGATCTCTTCACGACAATCGATGCAATCGGCACATTTGCATTTGCTGTTTCCGGTGCTACAGCCGCTATCCGCAGCCGGTACGATATTTTTGGCATTCTCGTTCTCGCATTTGTAACAGCAATCGGCGGAGGTACCATCCGCGACCTGCTGATCGGTAACACCCCGGTCAACTGGCTGACCGACACGATTACCATCTGGTCGATACTCACCGGCTTTATATTCGCACTGATTTTTAGAAAACGGATTGGTAAATGGGATGGCTGGCTCTTCTTTTTTGATGCCGCCGGGCTCGGGCTTTTTACTGTAACCGGCACCCAAATCGGGCTTGCATCCGGCATGGGCGTTGGTATTTCGGTAACGCTGGGCACGATTACCGGCTGTTTTGGCGGCGTGATCCGTGATGTGCTGGCAGGCATCAAACCGCTTATTTTCAGAAAAGAGATCTACGCATCTGCCGCTGTGATCGGAGGGCTTCTTTTTGCCGGAACGCTGCACTTTACCGGATCGCTATTCTGGGCTCAAATCACTGGAATCATCAGCACAGTGCTGATCCGTGTGATTTCCGTACGGTTTGAACTTGAGCTTCCGAAACTTAAAAGCAGTTCTTGA
- a CDS encoding M14 family zinc carboxypeptidase — translation MKRYTTALTLLFLFIIPQLAISQVSLDYYLPDDITYNPAVPTPEEVIGHQVGEWHITHDKLVFYMRAVAEASDRVTYQEFAYTYEDRPLVMLTITSPENHSSLDRIKENHHRLKSPAESGDLDLSTMPVIINLGYSVHGNEPSGSNASLLMAYYYAAAQGDEIDEILENSVILLDPSLNPDGLQRFSTWANQHKSIHGTVTDPSSREYGEVWPGGRTNHYWFDLNRDWMPVQHPSSRGRIQLFQEWMPNVLTDFHEMGTNATYFFQPGVPERTHPLTPQRNQDLTMAIAEYHADALDDRQELYYTRERFDDFYYGKGSTYPDIFGSVGILFEQASSRGHAQESIHGVIEFPYTILNQVTTSFSTVKASIELREELLDHMRTFYREAENEASGSSVKGIVVGDSYDRARTWHLADLLSFHDIEMYTLAEDFENNGTSFSAGEAIVIPMEQTQFKFLEGIFEQRTEFPDSLFYDVSTWTLPYAFNLPFAELSQRQFSSSLMGDRIESPEFPEGRVIGGRSQYAYLFEWDGYYAPRALHRLQNAGVKTKVSGTTFQSVTTGGVRDFDYGTILVPLGIQDVDEMEIFRMMQQAAQEDGLDIYSVGRGLNPSGIDLGSPSFSILEKPETVILGGSGVRGNDVGEIWHLFDQRFHMPITILEKDRVGRSDLSRYNTMILVQGNYNDLSSNDVDEIKRWVRRGGTLILNKSAVNWGVREGLANVEFVERPSDDSEKRPYAELSDARGAQVIGGSIFHGELDLTHPLAYGYNREDITVFRNSNTFMKPAENPYATPLRYTSDPLASGYISDENLELIGDTASIIVSSYGRGRVISMIDNPAFRAFWFGTNKLLMNAVFFGDTISGAASN, via the coding sequence ATGAAACGATATACAACTGCGTTAACCCTTCTTTTTCTTTTCATAATCCCACAACTCGCTATCAGCCAGGTCTCTCTCGACTATTACCTGCCCGATGACATTACATATAATCCAGCGGTTCCCACACCCGAAGAGGTGATTGGCCACCAGGTTGGCGAATGGCACATCACACACGATAAGCTCGTTTTTTATATGCGCGCCGTTGCTGAAGCGTCCGACCGGGTTACATACCAGGAATTTGCATACACATACGAAGATCGGCCGCTGGTTATGCTGACGATCACTTCTCCCGAAAACCACTCTTCCCTCGACCGGATAAAAGAGAATCATCACCGGCTGAAATCGCCTGCGGAATCGGGTGATCTGGATCTGAGCACAATGCCCGTGATTATCAATCTTGGGTACAGCGTACACGGAAACGAGCCGAGTGGTTCAAACGCATCCCTGCTGATGGCCTACTACTATGCTGCTGCTCAGGGTGATGAGATCGACGAAATTCTTGAAAATTCAGTAATCCTGCTCGATCCGAGTCTGAATCCTGATGGCCTGCAGCGATTTTCAACATGGGCCAATCAGCACAAAAGTATTCACGGAACCGTTACCGATCCATCGAGCCGCGAGTATGGTGAAGTGTGGCCCGGCGGAAGAACCAATCACTACTGGTTCGACCTGAACCGGGACTGGATGCCTGTGCAGCATCCATCAAGCCGGGGACGCATTCAGCTTTTCCAGGAATGGATGCCGAATGTACTTACTGATTTTCATGAGATGGGAACCAACGCCACCTACTTTTTCCAGCCGGGAGTACCGGAACGAACCCACCCGCTCACGCCGCAGCGGAACCAGGATCTGACGATGGCCATTGCAGAATATCATGCCGATGCACTGGATGACAGGCAAGAGCTCTATTACACTCGCGAACGATTTGATGATTTTTATTACGGCAAAGGTTCCACCTACCCCGATATTTTTGGGTCCGTTGGCATCCTGTTTGAACAGGCCAGCTCCAGGGGGCATGCGCAGGAGAGTATTCACGGCGTGATTGAGTTTCCATACACGATTCTCAACCAGGTCACCACATCGTTTTCAACGGTGAAAGCGTCCATCGAACTTCGTGAAGAGCTGCTCGATCATATGAGAACCTTCTACCGGGAGGCAGAAAATGAAGCGTCCGGTTCATCAGTGAAGGGAATTGTTGTTGGTGATTCGTACGATCGCGCACGAACCTGGCACCTCGCTGATCTGCTCAGTTTCCATGATATCGAGATGTATACGCTGGCAGAAGATTTTGAAAATAATGGCACCTCATTCAGTGCGGGGGAGGCAATTGTGATTCCGATGGAGCAGACTCAGTTTAAATTCCTGGAAGGCATATTTGAACAGCGAACCGAATTCCCTGACAGCCTTTTCTATGATGTTTCCACCTGGACACTTCCATACGCGTTCAACCTTCCGTTCGCTGAACTTTCACAGCGCCAGTTCAGCAGCTCGCTGATGGGCGACCGAATCGAATCCCCTGAATTTCCAGAAGGGCGTGTGATTGGCGGCAGAAGTCAGTATGCCTACCTGTTCGAATGGGATGGATATTATGCGCCAAGAGCTCTTCATCGCTTGCAAAACGCCGGTGTAAAGACCAAAGTCTCCGGCACAACATTTCAATCCGTCACAACCGGAGGAGTTCGTGATTTTGATTACGGCACAATCCTGGTTCCGCTCGGCATACAGGACGTTGATGAAATGGAGATCTTTCGGATGATGCAGCAAGCTGCTCAGGAAGACGGTTTGGATATCTACAGCGTTGGCCGCGGATTGAACCCGAGCGGAATTGACCTTGGCAGCCCCAGCTTCAGCATTCTGGAGAAACCGGAAACGGTTATTTTGGGAGGATCCGGTGTTCGCGGTAATGATGTCGGTGAAATCTGGCATCTGTTTGATCAGCGTTTTCACATGCCGATTACAATTCTTGAGAAAGACCGTGTCGGTCGATCGGATCTAAGCCGCTATAACACGATGATACTCGTGCAAGGAAACTACAACGATCTTTCATCCAACGATGTAGATGAAATCAAGCGGTGGGTTCGCAGGGGCGGCACGCTGATTCTCAACAAATCGGCTGTAAACTGGGGCGTTCGGGAAGGACTTGCAAATGTTGAATTCGTAGAGCGGCCGTCCGACGACTCTGAAAAAAGACCCTATGCCGAACTGAGTGATGCACGCGGAGCACAGGTCATCGGCGGCTCGATATTTCACGGTGAGCTGGATCTCACCCACCCGCTGGCCTATGGCTATAACCGTGAGGACATCACCGTTTTCAGAAACTCCAATACGTTCATGAAACCTGCAGAGAATCCATACGCAACACCGCTCCGGTATACGTCGGATCCACTCGCAAGCGGCTACATATCAGATGAAAATCTCGAACTCATCGGCGATACCGCATCCATTATTGTTAGCAGTTACGGAAGAGGACGCGTGATCAGTATGATTGATAACCCGGCATTCCGGGCGTTCTGGTTCGGTACAAATAAACTGCTGATGAACGCCGTATTTTTCGGGGATACCATCAGCGGAGCCGCATCAAACTAA